CCTCGGCCAGGAACGCTTCGCGCGGCAGCATCCGCATCGGCGGAACCGCAGGCAGCCGAAACGTCCCGCGCCGCAGACGCTCCTCCAGGATGCCCGAGGGCGCGAACATGTCGATCGGGCGGTCGTCGCGCGCCATCTCTTCGAAGGCTAAGATAAAGCGCTCCGCCGCATCGCGCGTCGTACCGATCGTAAAAAGCGCGACGACGTTGAAGAGATCGGCCAGCTCGACCTGAATGTTATAGCGACGGCGCAGAATGCTCGACGCCTCGTAGCCCGTATAGCCCAGCCCTTTCACCGTAACGACGATCTTCGTCGGGTCGAGATCGAAGACGCCGTTGCGCCCCTGTATCTCCTCACCGAAGCAGTAGATGCCTGGGATTTCGTTCAACCGCGCCCGCGTCTCTTCCGCGAGCTCGATCGTGCGCGAGAGCAGGGCCGCTCCCTCGGTCGCCATCTGCTTGCGTGCGACGTCGAGCGAGGCCACCATGGGCAGATTCGGTGACGTCGATAAGAACATCTTAAGAACGCTTTCGAGCCGGTCGATCGCGACGCGCTCGCCTCGGTGATGCAGCATCGCGCATTGCGAGAACGACGAGAGCATTTTGTGCGTCGAGTTGATGCAGAGATCTGCGCCGGCGGCGGTCGCCGAGAGCGGGAGCGCCGGATGGAAGTGAAAGTGCGGTCCCCACGCCTCGTCGACGAGCAGTACTTTGCCCGCATCGTGGACGATTCGCTCGATCGCGGCGAGATCGGCGGCGACGCCGTAGTACGTGGGCGATACGAGATAGACGGCGGTGAGGTCGGGGTGCTCTTCGAGCGCCCGGGCCACCGTCGCCGGCGTCACGCAGTGGTCGACGCGCAGTTCCTCGTCGACTTCCGGCGCCATATAGATCGGCTGCGCGCCGCTCATCACGAGGCCCCCGAGCATCGACTTATGAGAGTTGCGCGGGACGGCGATCTTCTCGCCGGGGTTGAGCGCCG
The nucleotide sequence above comes from Candidatus Cybelea sp.. Encoded proteins:
- a CDS encoding aminotransferase class I/II-fold pyridoxal phosphate-dependent enzyme; this translates as MALDQTRAPYFQALLDYVDAGVIPFHTPGHIQGIGMDLAFREFVGDNICAIDLTPMPGIDDLLQPTESIKEAQELAAQAWGADHTFFLINGSTSGNQCMMMAALNPGEKIAVPRNSHKSMLGGLVMSGAQPIYMAPEVDEELRVDHCVTPATVARALEEHPDLTAVYLVSPTYYGVAADLAAIERIVHDAGKVLLVDEAWGPHFHFHPALPLSATAAGADLCINSTHKMLSSFSQCAMLHHRGERVAIDRLESVLKMFLSTSPNLPMVASLDVARKQMATEGAALLSRTIELAEETRARLNEIPGIYCFGEEIQGRNGVFDLDPTKIVVTVKGLGYTGYEASSILRRRYNIQVELADLFNVVALFTIGTTRDAAERFILAFEEMARDDRPIDMFAPSGILEERLRRGTFRLPAVPPMRMLPREAFLAEAEFVKFRESQGRICAETLTPYPPGIPVIAPGEEITQEIINYVRLELKAGVRIQGPHDGELRVIRVVKE